The Candidatus Defluviibacterium haderslevense DNA window TGCATCAATATCTGTTTATGGGAGAGCCGATAATGGTAAGTATTTTCCTCAAATCTTTGCTAAAAACAATTCTATGCAAAATAAAATATCAAAAACAATGTATAATATAGTCTATAGATACTTTAGAAGTTTATGGAATAATTCATTACAAATATCAACAGTAACTGAAAATGAATTATTTGAATACTGGACAAAACATGCTTTAATTATAAATAAAGAAAATGAATGATTATTTTAAAATAATTGGACCTGAATGGCCAGAATTATCCAATGTCAATGCTTTTACAATTTTATCCAATTCTAAACTTGGTGAACCAGTTTTTTTTAATGGGGAATCTGAAATAGCAAATGAGAATAGGAATAAATTGGAAATGTATATTAAACCTAAAATTCCAATTCATTGGATTAAACAAATACATAGCAATAAAATAATAGAATTACCTGCATCAAATGATATAGAAGCAGATGGATCATTTACAAATGTGCCAGGAATAGTTTGTGCAGTAAAGACTGCAGATTGCCTACCTATTGTTTTTACAAATTCAAAATGTACCAAAGTTGGCATCGTGCATGCTGGTTGGAGAGGACTATACAATGAAATAATTGGAAATATGATCGCTAAATTGAATGAACCAATTAAAGATTTATTAGTTTGGATTGGCCCTGGAATTTCTTCGGAGAGTTATGAAGTTGGTTCTGAAATTTATGATAAATTTACAAATTTGGATATAAATTTTGGAAGTGCTTTTACTAAAAAGATAAACGGCAAGTACCAAGCAGATTTATATATGATAGCAAAAATTCAATTAATTAATCTTGGAGTTAAAACATCACAAATTTCTGGTGCTAAGTGGGATACATTTTCTAATTTGGATTTGCATTCAAGTAGAAGAGATGGAGAAAGATCTGGAAGAATGGCAACAGTTGTTTGGATTAATGAATAAAATGGTCTTTAACTGATTATTAATGCAATTAATCATTTAAAAAAAACCATGTCAAAGCTAGCGATAATGAATCAAAAATCGCCATATTCCTATCCTCACTCATCCATAGTTTTCTTTCTGCTGGTTTATAGACTTTAAGTTCTTCAAATTCTGTCAGCAAGTGCTTGGCAATTTCATATTTTGTAACATGTTTCGGCCTAAAGACATCACGTATTTGGTCTCTGGAATATTGAATGACTGGAAGTTTTTCTGATTCCGCAAAAGCCATAATTTCATTAATGAGTTTCTTTGTCCTTTTACCAGTTCTGGACACTTTGCTTTCCGGATTAAGTAAAACAATATGTGTCGGCGGGAAGTCCTCAAACATTTTTTTGATTCTTTCCAAAATCCGTTTATTGCTAATTGGATTAAATCTAACTGAGCCAAACCCGACTAGCTTTCTGACATTTTCCATATACACAAAGCCAAAACCGTTTGTGTTTGGATACATTGCGAATATGGTGTTTATTTTCTCTATTGTTGTTTGCATATGATTTTATGTAGTTAATCTATTAAATGTTTGTTCGAGGAAATTAATTTTAAAGGTATTCTTTAATGTTATTTGTTCTTCTTTTCTTAGTTCGTTGATTAAATCTCTTATCCGTTCGACAATCTTCTGTTTTACTATCCTAGATTCCGGTTTTAATAATTCTTCAATTGGAGCATCAAAAATATAGTGATAGACAAGCAGTGTTTCATTGTTTGGTTCTCTTTGGCCTTTTTCATATCTGGATATGTTTGTAGTATCTGGTTTGTCAGATAAAAAAGATATTTCCTCTTGCATTAAAGGAGTTCGCTTGCGATATGCTTTTAAATAGTTTGGTATTGTAGACATAAATAAAAATTGGGCATCAGAAATAATTTTTCTGATGCCCTAAGTGTATTCTTATAATATGACCTATTGTAGAAGGTAAAATTTGCCAAATTGGCAAATTTTTTCGCGCACGTTCCACGTTTTGTGGATAATCTGTTGAATTGTAAGTAAACGATTATGGTGAAGTCATAATGTTTTAAATTAAATTGATAAAATAGGCACCTTCGCACCTGTAGGTACCCATAATCTACGGTAATTAAAAGGAACCGCAGACTGCAAACCAACGGTGCAAAGGCACCGTCAATGTATATATTTGTTGTAATTAAAATAAATTTAGTTTTTGCCTAAAATGAAGTTAGAGTGTCTGCAAGTCAGTAATTGATTCATTTCCGACTGCCTTCCTATATTTAATTATATCATAATAGAATAATGTGAACAACATTAGTGTTGCTACATTTAATGTCTTTTAAAGGGTTAAGATTTAAGTTTTAATCAAGATCATGTACAAGAGTAATTGACAAGTTGGTAAAATTTGTTCAGAATATAG harbors:
- the pgeF gene encoding peptidoglycan editing factor PgeF, whose amino-acid sequence is MNDYFKIIGPEWPELSNVNAFTILSNSKLGEPVFFNGESEIANENRNKLEMYIKPKIPIHWIKQIHSNKIIELPASNDIEADGSFTNVPGIVCAVKTADCLPIVFTNSKCTKVGIVHAGWRGLYNEIIGNMIAKLNEPIKDLLVWIGPGISSESYEVGSEIYDKFTNLDINFGSAFTKKINGKYQADLYMIAKIQLINLGVKTSQISGAKWDTFSNLDLHSSRRDGERSGRMATVVWINE
- a CDS encoding helix-turn-helix transcriptional regulator, yielding MSTIPNYLKAYRKRTPLMQEEISFLSDKPDTTNISRYEKGQREPNNETLLVYHYIFDAPIEELLKPESRIVKQKIVERIRDLINELRKEEQITLKNTFKINFLEQTFNRLTT